The following proteins are encoded in a genomic region of Primulina huaijiensis isolate GDHJ02 chromosome 3, ASM1229523v2, whole genome shotgun sequence:
- the LOC140972874 gene encoding single-stranded DNA-binding protein, mitochondrial, giving the protein MASSLSRKLCGGICTRYNAIANTPFVSFCTKNLLSAETEADSDSDFETTHVSSSKQQQFTGNTERTLENGLDLGIYKAILIGQLGQAPIPKKLKSGRIVTLLSVGTGGIRNNRRPLDNEEPKDYANRCAVQWHRVSLYPERLGELAVKNFVPGSILYVEGNLETKIFNDPISGLVRRIREIAVRRNGRVLYLGNGNDAEKLSKVDFGGVGYY; this is encoded by the exons ATGGCTTCTTCGCTTTCAAGAAAGCTTTGCGGTGGAATTTGTACCAGGTACAACGCAATAGCGAACACCCCTTTCGTTTCATTCTGCACAAAAAATCTACTATCTGCAGAGACAGAGGCAGATTCTGACTCTGATTTTGAAACGACCCATGTTTCCTCATCAAAACAGCAGCAGTTTACGGGAAATACTGAGCGAACCCTCGAAAACGGTTTGGACTTGGGGATTTACAAG GCAATATTGATTGGGCAATTGGGACAGGCTCCTATACCAAAGAAATTAAAGAGTGGGAGGATAGTGACTCTGCTCTCTGTTGGAACTGGGGGCATCCGGAACAACAGAAGGCCTTTGGATAATGAAGAACCCAAGGACTATGCAAATCGTTGTGCCGTGCAGTGGCATAGGGTTTCATTATATCCTGAGAGATTGGGAGAACTTGCAGTGAAGAATTTTGTTCCCGG TTCTATCTTGTATGTGGAAGGGAATCTAGAGACAAAAATCTTCAATGATCCCATAAGTGGTCTTGTTCGGCGAATACGAGAGATTGCTGTAAGGAGAAATG GTCGGGTTTTGTATTTAGGGAACGGAAATGATGCCGAGAAGCTATCAAAAGTTGATTTTGGAGGGGTTGGTTATTATTAA
- the LOC140972875 gene encoding protein MICROTUBULE BINDING PROTEIN 2C-like: MYKPQQRHLVELQDTAGSGPDSASWLSGVDDSSLSRTFSSLSAAIATATATGNVDRVLFNDLVEMVPLVQSLIERKANSSFTRKAPMIYTKTPSRESLYKKTTGRSALQTKKQREEPNENTTNNQDRCDDNFSIFSSRSLLSEKDREELMALRDQLEDLKRQLSEKDELLKSAELLESEMTSMHLKFTDLKNEVTEKDSLIKSSQLQLSDAKIKLADKQAAVEKLQWEAMTSNKKVEKLQGDLTNVEGEISCFMSLIEGLARTDLTLSDGNYEFLSHSLEENFESESLTEIEMQELEAARVAYIAAVAEAKEKQDDESVAAAAKARFHLQSVVLK, from the exons ATGTATAAACCTCAGCAGCGGCATTTGGTAGAGTTACAAGACACCGCCGGGTCCGGTCCTGACTCGGCGTCATGGCTATCTGGCGTGGACGACTCCTCACTCAGTCGCACCTTCTCCTCTCTGTCCGCCGCCATCGCCACCGCCACAGCCACAGGCAATGTAGACCGTGTTCTGTTTAACGACCTTGTCGAGATGGTTCCTCTCGTTCAGTCTCTAATT GAACGGAAAGCGAATTCTTCGTTTACCAGAAAGGCTCCAATGATCTATACCAAGACTCCGTCTAGAGAATCCCTTTACAAGAAG ACAACAGGAAGGAGTGCTCTGCAAACTAAAAAACAAAGGGAGGAGCCAAACGAAAATACAACCAATAACCAAGATCGCTGCGATGACAACTTCTCGATTTTTTCCTCGAGGTCGTTACTATCTGAAAAAGATAGAGAAGAACTGATGGCATTACGGGACCAACTAGAGGATCTAAAAAGGCAATTATCAGAAAAGGATGAACTTCTGAAATCAGCGGAGCTTTTAGAGAGTGAGATGACTTCAATGCACTTGAAGTTCACAGATCTGAAAAACGAGGTTACAGAAAAGGACTCGCTGATTAAATCCTCACAATTACAGCTCTCTGATGCAAAG ATTAAGCTAGCAGACAAACAAGCTGCTGTGGAAAAACTACAATGGGAGGCAATGACTTCCAACAAAAAAGTAGAGAAGCTTCAGGGAGATCTAACAAATGTAGAAGGAGAAATTTCATGTTTCATGTCCTTAATCGAAGGCTTGGCAAGGACTGATTTGACTCTTTCTGATGGAAACTATGAATTTCTCTCACACTCTCTTGAAGAGAATTTTGAGTCT GAATCTTTGACTGAGATAGAGATGCAGGAATTGGAAGCGGCAAGGGTAGCTTATATCGCTGCAGTGGCAGAAGCAAAAGAAAAACAAGACGATGAatctgttgctgctgctgccaAAGCTAGATTTCATCTGCAATCGGTTGTTctcaaatga
- the LOC140974627 gene encoding protein BREAKING OF ASYMMETRY IN THE STOMATAL LINEAGE-like: MTANSKCSSKTHDSGVKTSVANKKCNEEEKYESSAQRLTANSITNDNEVEEGSRDRKWPEEDYIVFCFREDGAIHLINESKPSKTYGDNNKKCEKKWSNEMESEWPEDEIKEIDSATIGAKGCEEDSFESCNSNQSDTSSNSFSFPKLGIEWIGSPVHMPKSAEKHKAASVLLHCCRF; the protein is encoded by the exons ATGACTGCCAACTCGAAATGTTCGAGTAAAACCCACGATTCGGGTGTGAAAACTTCGGTTGCAAACAAAAAATGCAACGAAGAAGAAAAATATGAGTCATCTGCTCAACGTTTGACAGCAAATAGTATTACTAATGACAATGAAGTCGAAGAGGGAAGCAGAGATCGAAAATGGCCGGAAGAAGATTACATAGTTTTTTGCTTTAGAGAAGATGGAGCTATTCATTTGATCAATGAAAGCAAGCCATCAAAAACATATGGTGACAACAACAAAAAG TGCGAGAAAAAATGGAGCAATGAGATGGAAAGTGAATGGCCTGAAGATGAAATCAAAGAGATTGACTCTGCTACCATTGGGGCCAAGGGATGCGAAGAAGACTCTTTCGAGTCTTGTAACTCAAATCAATCTGATACTAGCTCAAACTCCTTCTCCTTCCCAAA ATTGGGTATCGAATGGATAGGGAGTCCGGTTCACATGCCCAAATCGGCCGAAAAACACAAGGCTGCAAGTGTGCTTCTTCACTGCTGCAGATTCTAA
- the LOC140972038 gene encoding isoaspartyl peptidase/L-asparaginase-like isoform X1: MGRWAIALHGGAGDIPRSMPPERLKPREAAIHFCLQIGVDALEAAQTPLDVVELVQVRELENNPHFNAGKGCVLTSNGTVEMEACIMDGNTKICGAVSGLTTVNAISLARLVMDKTPRSYISCIDGAEAFAREQMIQACFMG, from the exons ATGGGTCGTTGGGCAATAGCACTGCACGGCGGCGCCGGTGACATCCCTCGTTCGATGCCGCCGGAACGCTTGAAGCCCAGAGAAGCTGCCATTCACTTTTGCCTCCAGATCGGCGTCGATGCTCTCGAAGCTGCTCAAACACCGTTGGACGTTGTCGAACTCGTT CAGGTGCGTGAACTTGAAAATAATCCACATTTTAATGCTGGCAAAGGGTGCGTTTTGACCAGCAACGGCACTGTTGAGATGGAAGCTTGCATCATGGATGGAAACACGAAGATATGTGGAGCTGTTTCTGGTCTCACTACAGTGAACGCCATATCTTTAGCTCGACTGGTAATGGATAAAACTCCTCGatcatatatatcttgcatTGATGGAGCTGAGGCATTTGCTAGGGAACAG ATGATACAGGCATGTTTTATGGGATGA
- the LOC140972038 gene encoding isoaspartyl peptidase/L-asparaginase-like isoform X2, whose product MGRWAIALHGGAGDIPRSMPPERLKPREAAIHFCLQIGVDALEAAQTPLDVVELVVRELENNPHFNAGKGCVLTSNGTVEMEACIMDGNTKICGAVSGLTTVNAISLARLVMDKTPRSYISCIDGAEAFAREQMIQACFMG is encoded by the exons ATGGGTCGTTGGGCAATAGCACTGCACGGCGGCGCCGGTGACATCCCTCGTTCGATGCCGCCGGAACGCTTGAAGCCCAGAGAAGCTGCCATTCACTTTTGCCTCCAGATCGGCGTCGATGCTCTCGAAGCTGCTCAAACACCGTTGGACGTTGTCGAACTCGTT GTGCGTGAACTTGAAAATAATCCACATTTTAATGCTGGCAAAGGGTGCGTTTTGACCAGCAACGGCACTGTTGAGATGGAAGCTTGCATCATGGATGGAAACACGAAGATATGTGGAGCTGTTTCTGGTCTCACTACAGTGAACGCCATATCTTTAGCTCGACTGGTAATGGATAAAACTCCTCGatcatatatatcttgcatTGATGGAGCTGAGGCATTTGCTAGGGAACAG ATGATACAGGCATGTTTTATGGGATGA
- the LOC140972877 gene encoding protein SPIRAL1-like 1, whose amino-acid sequence MGRGVSSGGGQSSLGYLFGDGGAPAPKPTTNIVEAPPRNQAPVAAQAIPEKVPSVSDKQIPAGIHGSQTNNYLRADGQNTGNFLTDRPSTKVQAAPGGGSSLGYLFGDGSK is encoded by the exons ATGGGTCGAGGAGTTAGCAGTGGTGGAGGTCAGAGTTCTTTAGGGTATCTTTTTGGAGATGGTGGAGCCCCTGCCCCAAAACCTACCACAAACATCGTGGAAGCTCCTCCTCGGAATCAGGCTCCAGTGGCTGCTCAGGCGATACCAGAGAAGGTTCCTTCTGTTTCTGATAAGCAAATTCCAGCTGGCATCCATGGAAGCCAAACGAACAACTATCTCCGAGCCGATGGCCAAAACACTGGCAACTTCCTCACA GACCGACCATCTACTAAAGTCCAGGCTGCCCCAGGTGGTGGATCTTCCCTTGGATACCTTTTTGGAGACGGCTCCAAATAA
- the LOC140972878 gene encoding protein EARLY FLOWERING 5-like, which produces MVKTTKGGKTMNPTDAYRKEIRKKELKRNKKERKKVREVGILKKDPESLREQIQKLEAMKADGALDKARKHKKRQLEDTLNLVIKKRKEYEDKSKEKGEATVMFSHLGPVRRRTTEEEERVNHPGPEDSVYYHPTLNPSGAPPPGKPPMFKSSVGPRIPLPEASASNIASSSNPESEDAVLSVPPFPPPPPPLPISDLDSGDDSVPAGLPLPPPPLMPPKHANIDVTTILPPLPLPPPPPPPPGPPPKELLAVRPPLPPPPPIHQSFQPPPPGTFGSEKPAKSDDSTTMNSNQMPTVLPPAPPLPGLSSKSGNNQPESSYSESVIKASSEGKDFLNVVPPPPSIRQQPLVSGAPMHPNLQPQPDVPPSGILRFPPPPPPNDMRPPLFTPGMAGQPVPPGVMVPLLPMPPFGPPTGPPLMMQPPLPPGPPPIAQDGFIARMSAPQKPSYVKSAASTVVKKPLAQHTPELTAMVPASVRVRRESALPKPKLKSSAVLPTNRSIASPVKKLESITSSSATKPQSIDDSYTAFLEDMKALGALDS; this is translated from the exons ATGGTGAAGACAACGAAGGGTGGAAAAACCATGAATCCGACCGATGCCTATCGGAAAGAGATTCGTAAAAAGGAATTGAAGCGG AATAAAAAGGAACGGAAGAAGGTGCGAGAAGTTGGAATCTTGAAGAAGGATCCCGAGTCGCTGAGAGAGCAAATTCAAAAGCTGGAAGCGATGA AAGCAGATGGAGCCTTGGACAAAGCTAGAAAGCACAAAAAGCGGCAACTTGAGGATACACTGAATCTTGTGATCAAGAAGAGAAAG GAATACGAAGACAAATCAAAGGAAAAAGGCGAAGCAACTGTTATGTTCAG CCATTTGGGGCCTGTTCGAAGGCGGACTACAGAAGAGGAAGAAAGAGTCAATCATCCCGGACCTGAA GACTCTGTGTATTATCACCCAACTCTAAATCCTTCTGGAGCTCCTCCGCCTGGAAAACCACCAATGTTCAAGTCATCCGTAG GACCCAGGATCCCTTTACCAGAAGCTTCAGCAAGTAATATCGCATCTTCATCAAATCCCGAGTCAGAGGATGCTGTGTTATCAGTCCCGCCTTTTCCACCTCCACCTCCCCCTTTGCCTATTTCTGATTTAGATTCTGGAGATGATTCTGTTCCTGCGGGTTTGCCTTTGCCACCGCCACCCCTTATGCCTCCAAAGCATGCAAATATAGATGTTACCACAATATTGCCTCCACTGCCTTTGCCTCCGCCTCCGCCTCCTCCACCCGGTCCACCTCCAAAAGAACTGCTTGCTGTTCGTCCTCCTCTTCCTCCTCCCCCACCTATTCACCAATCTTTTCAACCACCACCTCCTGGTACTTTTGGTAGTGAGAAGCCGGCAAAATCAGATGATTCAACCACCATGAATTCAAATCAG ATGCCTACTGTTCTTCCTCCAGCTCCTCCACTACCAGGGCTGTCTTCGAAGAGTGGAAATAATCAACCGGAAAGCTCGTATTCTGAATCTGTAATAAAAGCTAGTTCCGAGGGCAAAGATTTTCTAAATGTGGTTCCTCCACCACCATCAATAAGGCAACAACCACTAGTGTCTGGAGCTCCCATGCACCCAAATTTGCAGCCACAGCCAGATGTACCACCTTCAGGAATTTTGCGCTTtccaccacctccacctccaaATGATATGCGCCCTCCTCTGTTCACTCCTGGAATGGCCGGACAACCTGTTCCACCTGGGGTCATGGTGCCACTGTTACCGATGCCACCTTTTGGACCTCCTACTGGTCCTCCACTAATGATGCAACCCCCACTTCCACCTGGCCCACCTCCCATTGCACAAGATGGTTTTATTGCTAGAATGTCTGCTCCTCAGAAGCCATCTTATGTTAAATCTGCTGCTTCAACTGTTGTAAAGAAGCCTCTGGCACAGCATACACCCGAGCTTACAGCTATG GTTCCTGCCTCTGTACGTGTCAGGAGAGAGTCTGCACTCCCAAAACCGAAGTTGAAATCATCAGCTGTTTTACCCACAAACCGGTCTATAGCATCACCCGTGAAAAAACTAGAATCCATTACATCCTCTTCCGCAACAAAGCCCCAAAGTATTGATGACTCATATACCGCATTCTTAGAGGACATGAAAGCCCTTGGTGCACTTGATAGTTGA